A window from Leuconostoc mesenteroides subsp. mesenteroides encodes these proteins:
- a CDS encoding M24 family metallopeptidase: MSILSDEINKRIQNCQRLLQEKGLSAYVITDVEDIWYLTNIDYSPEQRPFFLIIYPDKKPLMLVPKLEESHIDVDYFDYEIQTYFDVTSEAGQNWYEMVTKIFEGLDKIGIENNALLEIITKTPIIDWQPNNIIKKLREIKSAYEIDKISTTAKVCSQVVRATLNQVNKDAKVIDLYNLPFKVVGKEITDNFSLTNRVTNGVWPSNYSFMPHSIPDVSGTVDHGPNVNVAVFRLAGYAAECERTFFMEKPTKEEETRFNQMMTARNIMLDMLRPGVKASEVEAKVRDYLIDQRLKDNILHRPGHGIGLNNHEEPTLSLGNDTVLKENMVVSVEPAIYFEGQGGYRHSDTVLITSDGYKLLTNAPVTLEELTIEN, translated from the coding sequence ATGAGTATACTCAGTGATGAAATAAATAAACGTATCCAAAATTGCCAAAGGCTCCTGCAAGAAAAAGGGTTGAGTGCATACGTAATAACAGATGTAGAAGACATATGGTATCTGACAAATATTGATTATAGTCCCGAACAACGACCATTTTTCTTAATCATTTATCCAGATAAAAAACCTTTGATGTTGGTACCAAAATTAGAAGAATCACACATTGATGTTGACTATTTTGATTACGAAATTCAAACATATTTTGATGTTACGTCTGAAGCTGGTCAAAACTGGTACGAGATGGTAACAAAAATCTTTGAAGGGTTGGATAAAATTGGTATCGAAAATAATGCGCTTTTAGAAATAATTACCAAGACACCGATAATAGATTGGCAACCAAATAATATCATCAAAAAGTTACGCGAAATAAAAAGCGCTTATGAAATTGACAAAATTTCAACAACTGCAAAAGTATGTAGTCAAGTTGTTCGTGCAACGTTAAACCAAGTGAATAAAGACGCCAAAGTGATAGACCTTTATAATCTCCCGTTTAAAGTAGTGGGTAAAGAAATCACAGATAATTTCAGTCTCACGAACAGAGTAACAAACGGTGTATGGCCATCGAATTATAGTTTCATGCCCCATAGCATTCCTGATGTTTCGGGAACAGTTGATCATGGGCCAAATGTTAATGTCGCCGTGTTTAGATTGGCAGGCTATGCCGCCGAATGTGAACGTACTTTCTTTATGGAGAAACCAACAAAAGAAGAAGAAACACGCTTTAATCAAATGATGACAGCTAGGAATATAATGCTCGATATGTTACGACCGGGTGTTAAGGCATCTGAAGTAGAGGCAAAAGTACGAGATTACCTCATTGATCAGCGGCTCAAGGATAACATTCTTCATCGACCTGGTCATGGTATCGGATTAAATAACCATGAAGAGCCAACATTATCATTAGGTAATGATACAGTTTTGAAAGAGAATATGGTTGTTTCAGTAGAGCCCGCAATTTATTTCGAAGGTCAAGGTGGCTATCGACATTCAGATACGGTGTTGATAACTAGCGATGGTTATAAATTACTAACAAACGCACCGGTTACTTTGGAAGAATTAACCATCGAAAATTAA
- a CDS encoding YhgE/Pip domain-containing protein, with protein MLGIEWKKIWKNKFMVVVLIAIVLIPSIYAVGFLKSMWDPYGKIKDLPVAVINEDKSVHYQGKELAVGSKLKDNLADSDAMKFSFPSQKEAKKGLSDGKYYMVMTIPKNFSENATTLLDAHPKKMLIHYTTSSGHSFIAGKFSKSAAESITNSISQQVTKTYAETLFKQIKTLGNGMGTAANGNKKLVDGTEQLQSGNQTITTNLQTLASSGLTFSNGTTTLTDGLSQYFNGVSQLDAGSSKVTAGLGQLGEKMPTLSNGVSQLSTGSSSLNSGLQQYTAGVSQINTGVNSLNTGAQKLAQGSGNLATGVNKLTNGSSSLTKGVSAYTTGTDEAYKGSQKVSDGLVQMNEALNSDDAKNKMTQLQTGLQSFQTGLNQLNTSLDNSNQNSEQITKLTSNMSSLATNVTTISNYINGTQSKIESVAKTQKLTDTQVSALETALLPTDDINNSLKSATTNLSELQTSLNALIKSSNTNMSQLKSAVNTLNTSYGTSDDTKTLYGGISSLVGSLNKVGDSTAQLSSGATKLTSGLSQLSGKSEQLVSGSTQLQEGLEQLNTNVPSLTSGIESLANGSSKLSNGTQKLSQNSDKLNAGSQKLSTGLSSLNEKMPALGSATSKLSSGSGQLTAGLDKLTANNSKLLSGSTQLANGATKIADGSAKLADGSAKLGDGLTKVKDGNETLADKLGQANNKVNKINSNRLTYNQLATPASTKHVEKDEVPNNGTAMAPYMLSVALFVGAVAFNLMFDLVTPIKYPKKAISWWASKMSVLYPFAFLQAAIMYFVSISIIGIKPVHYTATFWVLILVSFTFINVVTSLNLWFGKVGSFLAMILMVVQLGGSAGTYPIQLSNGFFEAIHPYLPMTYSVNALRETLMIGGSAKSDVMIMFGIFVAFTLIMIGFYMFKQLKIKKINYKHS; from the coding sequence ATGCTCGGAATAGAATGGAAAAAAATATGGAAAAATAAATTTATGGTGGTTGTTTTAATTGCTATTGTATTGATTCCGTCAATTTATGCGGTTGGGTTTCTTAAATCGATGTGGGATCCTTATGGCAAAATAAAAGATTTGCCCGTGGCAGTTATTAATGAGGACAAATCAGTACATTACCAAGGCAAGGAGTTAGCAGTGGGATCTAAGCTAAAAGATAACTTAGCAGATTCAGATGCAATGAAGTTTAGTTTCCCATCCCAAAAAGAAGCTAAAAAAGGATTGTCCGATGGTAAGTACTATATGGTCATGACAATCCCAAAGAATTTTTCGGAAAATGCGACGACATTACTGGATGCACATCCCAAAAAGATGTTAATTCACTATACAACGAGTTCAGGGCATAGTTTTATCGCTGGAAAGTTTTCAAAATCAGCAGCTGAAAGCATTACGAACTCAATTTCACAACAAGTAACAAAGACTTATGCTGAGACTTTGTTTAAACAAATTAAAACGTTAGGCAATGGTATGGGTACAGCAGCTAACGGTAATAAAAAGTTAGTTGATGGAACAGAACAATTACAATCTGGGAATCAGACAATTACAACCAATTTACAGACACTTGCTTCAAGCGGTTTGACTTTCAGTAATGGTACGACTACACTGACAGATGGATTATCACAATACTTTAATGGTGTGAGCCAACTTGATGCAGGAAGCTCAAAAGTAACTGCTGGTTTGGGACAATTAGGTGAAAAAATGCCCACGCTTAGTAATGGTGTTTCACAGTTGTCTACTGGATCATCGAGTTTAAATAGTGGTCTGCAGCAATATACAGCAGGTGTGAGTCAAATAAATACCGGCGTTAATTCGCTTAATACTGGCGCACAAAAATTAGCGCAAGGTAGTGGTAATTTGGCTACTGGTGTGAATAAACTAACGAACGGGTCGAGTTCTTTGACCAAAGGTGTTAGTGCATACACAACTGGAACAGACGAGGCATATAAAGGAAGCCAAAAAGTTTCCGATGGCTTGGTACAAATGAATGAAGCTTTAAATAGTGACGACGCTAAAAATAAAATGACGCAGTTACAGACAGGGCTACAAAGTTTTCAGACAGGTTTGAACCAGTTGAATACCTCGTTAGACAACAGTAATCAAAATTCTGAGCAAATTACTAAATTAACCAGTAATATGAGTAGTCTTGCAACAAACGTTACTACGATTAGTAATTACATCAATGGTACGCAAAGTAAAATCGAATCTGTGGCTAAGACACAAAAGTTAACTGACACGCAAGTCAGTGCATTAGAAACAGCATTATTACCAACAGATGACATTAACAATTCACTGAAATCAGCAACAACTAATCTAAGTGAATTACAAACTAGCTTAAATGCATTAATCAAATCTAGTAATACGAATATGTCACAGTTGAAGTCAGCGGTGAATACACTAAACACTAGTTATGGAACTAGTGATGATACAAAAACTTTGTATGGTGGTATTAGTAGTTTGGTTGGTTCACTTAATAAAGTCGGTGATTCAACTGCACAATTAAGTAGTGGCGCAACAAAATTGACTAGTGGGCTGTCACAATTAAGCGGGAAATCAGAACAGTTAGTTAGTGGTTCAACACAATTACAAGAGGGGCTTGAACAACTGAATACGAATGTACCATCACTCACTAGTGGTATTGAAAGTTTAGCTAATGGTAGTTCTAAGTTAAGCAATGGTACCCAAAAACTGTCACAAAATAGTGACAAGTTAAATGCTGGATCCCAGAAACTCAGCACCGGCCTATCATCACTAAATGAAAAGATGCCTGCTTTAGGTTCAGCGACCTCAAAGTTGTCATCTGGAAGTGGTCAGTTAACAGCAGGTTTGGACAAATTAACTGCTAATAATAGTAAGTTGCTAAGTGGCTCGACTCAATTAGCTAATGGCGCGACAAAGATAGCAGATGGCAGTGCCAAGTTGGCTGATGGGTCAGCAAAACTTGGTGATGGCCTGACGAAAGTTAAAGATGGGAATGAAACGCTCGCTGACAAGCTAGGTCAAGCAAACAACAAAGTTAATAAAATCAACTCAAATCGATTAACGTATAATCAATTAGCTACCCCAGCAAGCACCAAGCATGTGGAAAAAGATGAAGTTCCCAATAATGGTACAGCTATGGCACCTTATATGTTGTCAGTGGCACTGTTTGTTGGTGCTGTTGCCTTTAACCTGATGTTTGATTTAGTGACACCTATAAAGTATCCTAAAAAAGCTATTAGTTGGTGGGCAAGCAAAATGTCTGTGCTTTATCCATTCGCATTTTTGCAAGCAGCAATTATGTATTTTGTTTCTATTAGTATCATTGGCATCAAACCAGTTCACTATACTGCCACTTTTTGGGTACTGATTCTTGTATCATTTACTTTCATTAACGTCGTAACATCCCTTAATTTATGGTTTGGTAAAGTCGGTTCATTCCTGGCAATGATTTTGATGGTTGTCCAGTTGGGCGGTTCCGCAGGAACATATCCAATTCAATTGTCAAATGGTTTCTTTGAAGCCATACACCCATATTTGCCGATGACTTATTCGGTCAATGCATTACGAGAAACGTTGATGATTGGTGGATCCGCTAAAAGTGATGTAATGATTATGTTTGGCATATTTGTTGCCTTTACATTGATTATGATTGGTTTCTATATGTTCAAACAATTAAAAATCAAGAAAATTAATTATAAACACAGTTAA
- a CDS encoding TetR family transcriptional regulator, translating to MNRQEKNRLTQQRIMDAFVKLVSEKGFNNLTVSNITRTAKLSRGTFYIYYLDKYDVLEKIETYLLTNMEKLMQINIDKTISWLDDVDNNKLSAELDTYSPYRSFIQSFDFLDKNRFTLKTLLSQNGDSQFVYKLRHLIDDQIDSHYKNIFKDGNEVIPSDYTHDLLISSLISIIGHWLEKDDPESPAEIAEILIRSRILAAYQVK from the coding sequence ATGAATCGGCAGGAAAAAAATAGATTAACACAGCAACGAATTATGGATGCTTTCGTGAAGTTAGTGAGCGAAAAAGGTTTCAACAACTTAACTGTCTCCAACATCACACGAACAGCAAAGCTAAGTCGTGGTACTTTTTATATTTACTATCTTGATAAATACGATGTCTTAGAAAAAATTGAGACCTACTTATTAACTAACATGGAAAAACTCATGCAAATTAATATAGATAAGACAATCTCTTGGCTAGACGATGTTGATAATAATAAATTATCTGCTGAGTTAGATACCTATTCACCGTATCGCAGTTTCATTCAGTCTTTTGATTTTCTCGATAAAAACCGTTTTACACTTAAGACACTTCTTTCTCAAAACGGTGATTCACAATTTGTTTATAAGTTGCGCCATTTGATTGATGACCAAATTGACTCACATTACAAAAATATTTTTAAAGATGGTAACGAAGTTATTCCCAGTGACTATACACATGACTTATTAATTAGTTCTCTCATTAGTATTATTGGCCATTGGCTAGAAAAAGATGACCCTGAATCTCCAGCTGAAATTGCTGAAATTTTGATTAGGAGTCGTATACTGGCTGCTTACCAGGTAAAATAA
- a CDS encoding leucine-rich repeat protein, translated as MVYSDDAVRKAGIKYLLIKMMFIMLFVSGVCCINSKVIHADAVPQPSLKIKDGVLYGFSDNSSQHTGAKVVIPNNVTSIANTAFYNQGITSVDFSLANNLKSIGDYAFAKNSLTTVQYPNLNDNNLGWYIFYDNPISSITFASGVTHINDGAFAKNPNLTSVTFPATIKSIGDWTFAGDHLKMVDLTTIQNTNNLSVGSGAFYGNQASNVRVLPNNVLDSSGNHPVRWYGYEAFGQNTGQADAVAKQYALKHQFYGKGVSGSINDPQSFTYDRNNPTVVTGVKSGVATLGKTIVIPTNVTKVSDNAFKSLGLTGVDFSKAINLKQIGNFAFYDNQISNTLTLPSSLDADISGIGWYAFASNNIANVNLPNNSLTALNDFVFASNQLTSVDLPTTLKTMGDGTFIDNQMTNIILPANIQRVGSGCFAGNLISSTRTTELTNTINSTNSEKNFSAVLYPFGITNTGQPQATSTIKNRFVEMNDGTWKYLDGNGVPVIGKQIIDGHTYYFKSDGTQVKGYSIKFKDGSVHYFDSNSGYMLN; from the coding sequence ATGGTGTATAGTGATGATGCGGTCAGAAAAGCTGGGATCAAATATCTTTTGATCAAAATGATGTTCATTATGTTGTTTGTTAGTGGTGTATGTTGTATTAATAGCAAGGTTATCCATGCTGATGCAGTACCTCAGCCGTCTCTCAAAATAAAAGACGGTGTGTTGTATGGTTTTTCGGATAATTCATCACAACATACAGGTGCAAAGGTTGTGATTCCGAATAATGTTACCAGTATTGCTAACACTGCTTTTTACAATCAAGGCATTACGAGTGTTGATTTTAGTTTAGCCAATAACCTAAAATCTATCGGAGATTATGCGTTTGCTAAAAATTCTTTAACAACTGTGCAGTATCCTAATCTAAATGATAATAACTTGGGATGGTATATTTTCTATGACAACCCAATCAGCTCAATTACATTTGCTAGTGGTGTAACACATATTAACGATGGTGCTTTTGCCAAAAATCCTAATTTGACATCGGTCACTTTTCCAGCAACAATTAAATCAATTGGTGATTGGACTTTTGCTGGTGATCACTTAAAGATGGTTGATCTAACAACGATACAAAATACGAATAACCTAAGTGTTGGATCTGGGGCCTTCTATGGAAATCAAGCCTCAAATGTTAGGGTGTTACCCAATAACGTATTAGATAGTAGCGGTAATCATCCTGTTCGCTGGTATGGTTATGAAGCTTTTGGGCAAAATACTGGACAAGCTGATGCTGTTGCTAAGCAATATGCATTAAAGCATCAGTTTTATGGAAAAGGGGTATCAGGTAGCATAAATGACCCACAAAGTTTTACTTACGATCGCAATAATCCAACAGTAGTGACTGGTGTCAAATCAGGGGTCGCTACATTGGGTAAAACGATTGTTATTCCAACGAATGTTACAAAAGTTTCTGATAATGCGTTTAAATCATTAGGCCTCACGGGTGTGGATTTCTCCAAAGCAATAAATCTGAAACAGATTGGTAATTTTGCCTTCTACGACAATCAAATTTCCAATACATTAACTTTACCAAGCAGCTTAGATGCTGATATATCAGGCATTGGCTGGTACGCGTTTGCATCAAATAATATTGCAAACGTTAATCTACCAAATAATAGTCTGACAGCATTAAATGATTTTGTGTTTGCTAGTAACCAGCTTACTAGCGTTGACTTGCCAACCACTTTGAAAACAATGGGGGATGGTACCTTCATTGATAATCAAATGACAAATATTATATTACCGGCTAATATCCAGAGAGTTGGTTCTGGGTGTTTCGCTGGTAACTTAATTAGCAGTACACGTACAACAGAATTAACCAATACAATTAATAGTACAAATTCTGAAAAAAATTTTTCAGCTGTATTATATCCTTTTGGCATAACTAACACAGGTCAGCCGCAAGCAACTAGCACAATTAAAAATCGTTTTGTAGAAATGAATGATGGTACGTGGAAGTACTTAGACGGTAATGGTGTACCTGTAATAGGTAAACAAATTATTGATGGACATACCTACTATTTTAAATCCGATGGTACACAAGTAAAGGGCTATTCTATCAAATTCAAGGACGGTAGTGTTCACTATTTTGATTCGAATAGCGGCTATATGTTGAACTAA
- a CDS encoding ClbS/DfsB family four-helix bundle protein codes for MKTYESKAELNEAIKTSYKKYIDEFANIPNSLSHKRIQDVDRTPSENISYQLGWITALLNWEKDEIAGKDVFVPAKGYKWNDLGGLYQSFYDTYADLSLEEQINLLNRRVDELCELVSSLPDAILFEPNKRHWATTPAQWPVWKWIHINSVAPFKTFRTKIRKWKKLVLIK; via the coding sequence ATGAAAACATATGAAAGCAAGGCTGAATTAAATGAAGCCATCAAAACTAGTTATAAAAAATATATTGATGAATTTGCAAACATTCCAAATTCGCTGAGCCATAAACGGATACAAGATGTTGATCGCACACCAAGCGAAAATATTTCCTACCAGTTAGGATGGATTACCGCCCTTTTGAACTGGGAAAAAGACGAAATAGCTGGTAAAGATGTCTTTGTACCAGCAAAGGGTTATAAATGGAATGACTTAGGCGGACTCTACCAATCATTTTATGATACTTATGCTGATCTTTCCCTTGAAGAACAAATAAATTTACTCAATAGACGTGTTGATGAACTTTGTGAGCTGGTAAGTTCTTTACCCGATGCTATTTTATTTGAACCCAATAAACGACATTGGGCAACTACCCCTGCCCAATGGCCAGTATGGAAATGGATCCACATCAATTCGGTAGCACCTTTCAAAACTTTTAGAACCAAGATTCGTAAGTGGAAAAAATTAGTATTGATTAAATAA
- a CDS encoding DUF2075 domain-containing protein: MNKILKDQFMIDQLSDNQKETITNINSYINDSIKGNQHAVAVIQGAAGTGKSVVLMNLVTKYMTDKRYKTALVVNHPELFKAYQDLAHDIPGMKEKDILRPTALINRAQKNNWKYDVIFVDEAHLLYSKPEPYAHYRGENQLTDLMNLAKIVVVVYDFAQVFQSKMYWSQDLLRQTVGNHPYRQFDMDFQYRMVASSEQVQWMDDLTAQKPMMSFPRNSDFDFKVFSTAGDLYEEIKSKNREVGLSRVVATSGFPRIDGRHNVEMDTFSLPWDEWDPQRTHWAKRESSITQVGTIYTLQGFDLNYVGMIIGPSFGYDDKTDSMTILPEKYSHKEIFKKRKDIKFTSKEYQDFIANVLNVLIKRGKYGLYLTAYDDQLRQRLVDLYQNER; this comes from the coding sequence ATGAATAAAATTTTAAAAGATCAGTTTATGATTGATCAATTATCTGATAATCAGAAAGAAACCATTACAAATATAAATAGTTACATCAATGATAGTATTAAAGGGAATCAGCATGCTGTGGCGGTTATTCAAGGGGCTGCCGGCACTGGTAAGTCAGTCGTTTTAATGAATTTAGTTACAAAATATATGACGGATAAACGTTATAAAACCGCTTTAGTTGTTAACCATCCCGAATTATTTAAAGCTTATCAAGATCTGGCCCATGATATTCCTGGCATGAAAGAAAAGGATATCTTGCGTCCCACAGCACTCATTAATCGTGCCCAGAAAAACAATTGGAAATATGATGTTATTTTCGTAGATGAGGCACATTTATTATATTCAAAACCAGAGCCTTATGCGCACTATCGAGGTGAGAATCAGCTTACAGATTTAATGAACTTAGCCAAAATTGTGGTGGTCGTCTATGACTTTGCACAAGTTTTTCAGTCTAAAATGTACTGGTCACAAGACCTATTACGTCAGACAGTTGGTAACCATCCATACCGACAATTTGACATGGATTTTCAATATCGTATGGTAGCGAGTTCAGAACAAGTACAATGGATGGATGACTTAACAGCACAAAAGCCAATGATGTCTTTTCCTCGTAATAGTGATTTTGACTTTAAAGTATTCTCAACAGCAGGGGATTTGTATGAGGAAATTAAATCTAAAAATCGCGAAGTTGGGTTGAGTCGTGTAGTCGCAACCTCTGGTTTTCCGCGTATTGATGGGCGCCATAATGTTGAAATGGACACCTTTTCTTTACCGTGGGATGAATGGGATCCGCAGCGTACGCACTGGGCTAAACGTGAGTCGTCTATTACACAAGTAGGTACAATTTACACGTTACAAGGATTCGATTTAAATTACGTGGGCATGATTATTGGGCCATCATTTGGCTATGATGACAAAACGGATAGCATGACTATTTTGCCAGAAAAATACTCACATAAAGAGATTTTTAAGAAGCGCAAAGACATTAAATTTACAAGCAAAGAATATCAGGATTTTATTGCTAATGTTTTGAATGTCTTAATTAAACGTGGCAAATACGGTTTGTATTTAACAGCTTATGATGATCAACTAAGGCAACGGTTAGTTGATTTGTATCAAAATGAACGTTAA
- a CDS encoding tetratricopeptide repeat protein, translating into MLFGVLAQRKINKKFKASNRILKKLDAKYPLDAYIQYQYAWSFDILGQEREAVSHYYAAINNNGLESVDLENAYLGLGSTLRSIGSYDESLDILSKGTELFPTNNALKVFKGMTLYNLKRFKESTTFLLECLIETSEDTDIRSYTKALELYSHDLDQTF; encoded by the coding sequence ATCCTATTTGGTGTACTTGCGCAGAGAAAAATCAACAAAAAATTTAAGGCATCCAACCGTATCTTAAAAAAATTAGATGCAAAATATCCGCTTGATGCCTATATTCAATATCAATATGCTTGGAGCTTCGATATTCTTGGGCAAGAAAGAGAAGCTGTCTCTCACTACTATGCAGCCATTAATAACAATGGGCTAGAATCTGTCGATTTAGAAAACGCCTACTTAGGTTTAGGTAGTACTCTACGATCAATAGGTTCTTATGATGAATCATTAGATATTTTATCAAAAGGTACGGAATTATTTCCAACAAATAATGCTTTAAAAGTTTTCAAGGGGATGACACTCTATAATTTAAAACGCTTTAAAGAGTCCACAACTTTTTTATTGGAATGTCTTATTGAGACAAGTGAAGACACTGATATTAGATCGTATACTAAAGCACTAGAACTGTATTCGCACGATCTAGACCAGACATTTTAA
- a CDS encoding DUF4352 domain-containing protein: MSRKNMQTRSKNKNFYQSIWIATLIIVIVAIIGFWQVYTRYSGDLVKKVDTTSAKNNLKPQSIFTVGETAAYKNIHFKVNDFNFIDGYPKIDKLTAGNQFVVINMTITNKSNKKFDYDAYFFHLDDDDQQTDTTESSYNVTDSLDSGTLHQGESTTGNLVGQANTNHQLKLIYQQDINLNKGKITFKLNQE; this comes from the coding sequence ATGAGCAGAAAAAATATGCAAACACGTTCCAAAAATAAAAATTTTTATCAAAGTATTTGGATTGCCACGCTAATAATAGTCATTGTCGCCATTATTGGCTTTTGGCAAGTTTATACTAGATATTCTGGTGATTTGGTTAAAAAAGTTGATACAACCTCAGCCAAAAACAATTTAAAACCACAGTCAATTTTTACAGTTGGTGAGACAGCAGCATATAAGAATATTCATTTTAAAGTGAATGACTTCAATTTCATAGATGGTTACCCCAAAATTGATAAATTAACTGCTGGAAATCAATTTGTTGTTATCAATATGACCATTACCAATAAGAGTAATAAAAAATTTGATTATGATGCATACTTTTTTCATCTTGATGACGATGATCAACAAACAGATACAACAGAGTCTTCTTACAACGTAACTGATTCTTTAGACAGTGGCACTTTACATCAAGGTGAATCAACGACGGGAAACCTTGTGGGACAAGCAAATACAAATCACCAACTAAAATTAATTTACCAACAAGATATTAATCTTAACAAAGGAAAAATAACTTTTAAACTAAATCAAGAATAA
- a CDS encoding vancomycin resistance protein: MTRKLFCEISPLTYKISYEGHILKRKITDTLRANIAKDKYDSRLPYIVFEHQSLMRRGLRKVPVPVEEAKVKNLQIAAPKVNRVLIKPGETFSFWNLVGRCTVQNGYQSGLMVANDGELKKGTGGGLCQFSNLIHWMVLHSPLDIIEKYHHEQVDMFPDSDRQVPFGSGTSIVYNYLDYRFKNNTSTTYQLITYVGDKYLHGELRASEAPKNTYEVKMIDEKFIDEGGQVYRCGKIFQYVLNNGNLISEKLIKTNHARVAYDTSKLEVVRPKS, from the coding sequence ATGACAAGAAAATTGTTTTGTGAAATATCGCCATTAACTTATAAAATATCTTATGAGGGTCATATTCTGAAACGTAAAATTACTGATACTTTGAGGGCAAATATAGCTAAAGATAAGTATGATAGTAGACTACCTTACATTGTCTTTGAACACCAGTCTTTGATGCGAAGAGGGTTGAGAAAAGTACCAGTTCCCGTGGAAGAAGCAAAAGTAAAAAATTTACAGATTGCTGCTCCTAAGGTAAATCGTGTATTGATTAAACCAGGAGAAACTTTTTCGTTTTGGAATTTGGTAGGAAGATGTACGGTTCAAAATGGTTATCAATCAGGTTTAATGGTTGCAAATGATGGTGAACTAAAAAAAGGAACTGGTGGTGGATTATGTCAATTTAGTAACCTGATTCATTGGATGGTTCTACACTCGCCGTTAGATATCATTGAAAAGTATCATCATGAGCAAGTAGATATGTTTCCTGATTCTGATAGGCAGGTGCCTTTTGGTAGTGGAACATCCATTGTTTATAATTATCTTGACTATAGATTTAAAAACAACACTTCGACAACATATCAGTTAATAACGTATGTCGGTGATAAGTATCTTCATGGTGAGTTACGTGCTTCTGAAGCACCTAAAAATACGTATGAGGTTAAAATGATTGATGAGAAGTTTATTGATGAAGGTGGGCAAGTATATCGTTGTGGAAAGATTTTTCAATATGTACTTAACAACGGGAATTTAATTTCTGAAAAATTGATCAAAACTAACCATGCCAGAGTAGCTTATGACACAAGTAAATTGGAAGTAGTCAGACCAAAAAGCTAG
- a CDS encoding ribonuclease G, whose product MDENGTIVPAEAKGWNWGAFMYNIFWGIGNKTYLPLLCLIPVFNIVWVFVCGFKGNEWAWQKGDYKDVETFKAVQATWNRAGIVQFILAIVFIVLYILFIGTIVTTILNNNNY is encoded by the coding sequence ATGGATGAAAACGGAACTATAGTACCAGCTGAAGCTAAGGGATGGAACTGGGGAGCATTTATGTACAATATTTTCTGGGGTATTGGAAATAAGACATATCTTCCCCTATTATGCTTAATTCCGGTATTTAATATTGTATGGGTATTTGTATGTGGTTTTAAAGGTAATGAATGGGCGTGGCAAAAAGGCGACTACAAAGATGTAGAAACATTTAAAGCTGTGCAAGCTACATGGAACAGAGCAGGTATTGTTCAATTTATTCTTGCAATCGTGTTCATAGTTTTATATATCTTGTTTATTGGAACTATAGTGACAACTATTTTAAATAACAATAACTACTAG